From a single Arachnia propionica genomic region:
- a CDS encoding Gfo/Idh/MocA family oxidoreductase has protein sequence MTDSLPQPRTTDPTSVPSLRWGVIGTGWIADQFVTTVTRNTSQRIVAVGSRSLDRAREFAEGHVVEKACGSYEELVAQDLDVVYVATGHLDHASHARLALEAGRNVLVEKPMTPTVEATRELVELARDKDLFCMEAVWSLALPRFDVVRQVLAANLLGRIEAVTVDMGEYLVDHRRAMDPAQGGGAMNDLGIYPLMFADWVLPGVEVVAAVGPRHATGAVGQFMALLGDGEGRQASVFASMLTDTPSVAVIGGSDATLVLDGPFYRPGPVEVRFRDGRVLSWDEPRIHHEGLFHEAVEVARCIAAGITESPLRPLNATIATVELMEQARTLMNDPA, from the coding sequence ATGACTGACTCCCTGCCCCAGCCCCGCACCACCGACCCGACCTCCGTCCCCTCCCTTCGCTGGGGCGTGATCGGAACCGGATGGATCGCCGACCAGTTCGTCACCACGGTGACCCGGAACACCTCCCAGCGCATTGTCGCCGTCGGATCCCGTTCCCTGGATCGAGCGCGCGAATTCGCTGAAGGACACGTCGTCGAGAAGGCCTGCGGCTCCTACGAGGAACTCGTAGCCCAGGACCTGGATGTCGTCTACGTCGCTACAGGCCACCTAGACCACGCCTCCCACGCCCGGCTCGCCCTGGAGGCCGGGCGAAACGTGCTCGTCGAGAAACCCATGACCCCCACCGTCGAGGCCACGCGGGAACTGGTCGAGTTGGCCCGCGACAAGGACCTGTTCTGCATGGAGGCGGTGTGGTCGCTGGCCCTGCCTCGCTTCGACGTGGTCCGGCAGGTGCTCGCGGCGAATCTGCTGGGCAGGATCGAGGCCGTCACCGTGGACATGGGCGAGTACCTGGTGGATCACCGCCGCGCCATGGACCCGGCCCAGGGTGGCGGGGCCATGAACGATCTCGGGATCTATCCGCTGATGTTCGCCGACTGGGTCCTGCCCGGGGTCGAGGTGGTGGCGGCCGTCGGTCCCCGGCACGCGACGGGCGCCGTCGGACAGTTCATGGCCTTGCTGGGGGACGGCGAGGGGCGCCAGGCGAGTGTGTTCGCCTCGATGTTGACCGACACCCCGAGCGTCGCCGTCATCGGGGGCAGCGACGCCACCCTGGTGCTCGACGGCCCGTTCTACCGCCCGGGGCCCGTCGAGGTGAGGTTCCGGGATGGCCGGGTGCTGTCCTGGGACGAGCCACGTATCCACCACGAGGGCCTCTTCCACGAGGCCGTGGAGGTGGCTCGCTGCATCGCAGCGGGGATCACCGAGTCCCCGCTGCGTCCGCTGAACGCCACCATCGCCACCGTCGAACTGATGGAACAGGCCCGCACCC
- a CDS encoding thiamine-phosphate kinase has protein sequence MSAEFEMIAELTDGLAFGPDVRLGPGDDAAVLVPRGEIVITTDVLIENVHFKRSWSPAFQVGRKAVAVNVSDVEAMGAEPSAVVIGLAFPRDLDRRWVSDFQEGVVEECARAGVSLVGGDLSSSPHIALGVTALGNLSGRPAITRAGARIGDQVAVCGRLGCSAGGLLVLQRGFGSPKDLVLEQQCPTVPYGQGKAAAEAGATAMIDISDGLLQDLGHICELSGVGIDVRTAALKIHDSLARLAAATGKDPLGLVLAGGEDHALVATFPAQVELPQGWLRIGTVTSGAEVIVDGMPWAGSVGWDHFA, from the coding sequence ATGAGCGCCGAGTTCGAGATGATCGCCGAACTCACCGATGGTTTGGCATTCGGCCCCGATGTGCGGTTGGGCCCTGGTGATGACGCGGCGGTGCTGGTGCCGCGCGGCGAGATCGTCATCACTACCGATGTGCTGATCGAGAACGTCCATTTCAAACGCTCCTGGTCGCCCGCCTTCCAGGTCGGTAGGAAAGCTGTGGCGGTCAATGTCTCGGATGTCGAGGCCATGGGGGCCGAACCCAGCGCGGTGGTGATCGGGCTGGCCTTCCCGAGAGACCTGGACCGACGCTGGGTCAGCGACTTCCAGGAGGGTGTGGTTGAAGAGTGCGCCCGGGCCGGGGTTAGCCTTGTCGGCGGTGACCTGTCCTCGTCGCCGCACATCGCGCTCGGGGTGACCGCTCTGGGAAACTTGTCCGGGCGCCCCGCGATCACCCGGGCGGGTGCGAGGATTGGCGACCAGGTTGCGGTGTGCGGTCGGCTCGGCTGTTCGGCGGGCGGCCTGCTGGTCTTGCAACGGGGCTTCGGTTCTCCCAAGGACCTGGTTCTGGAACAGCAGTGCCCAACAGTCCCCTACGGGCAGGGAAAGGCTGCCGCGGAAGCCGGGGCCACCGCGATGATCGACATTTCCGACGGTCTGCTGCAGGACCTCGGGCACATCTGCGAGCTCTCCGGGGTAGGTATCGATGTGAGAACCGCGGCGTTGAAGATACACGACAGCCTGGCGCGTCTCGCGGCAGCCACGGGCAAGGATCCGCTGGGTCTCGTTCTTGCCGGCGGCGAGGATCACGCTCTTGTGGCGACCTTCCCCGCACAGGTGGAGCTTCCGCAGGGCTGGCTACGAATCGGCACGGTGACCTCAGGTGCGGAAGTGATTGTGGACGGCATGCCCTGGGCGGGTAGCGTCGGCTGGGATCACTTCGCTTGA
- a CDS encoding TOBE domain-containing protein — MRISARNQLRGTVVSIEQGVVNGIVQIEVAPGLVISSSITNEAIRDLGLTVGGKAVAVIKSSSVMVGVQD, encoded by the coding sequence ATGAGAATCAGCGCTCGCAACCAGCTCAGGGGAACCGTTGTCTCCATCGAACAGGGAGTCGTCAACGGTATCGTCCAAATTGAGGTCGCGCCGGGACTAGTTATCAGCTCCTCGATCACGAACGAGGCCATCCGCGATCTCGGGCTCACGGTCGGCGGGAAAGCGGTCGCCGTGATTAAATCGTCCTCCGTGATGGTAGGTGTGCAGGACTGA
- a CDS encoding D-alanine--D-alanine ligase family protein: MSERTKIALVFGGRSSEHGISCLTAASVLGAIDRERFDVVAVGISKSGRWSRMSLEEVADLRISGGATPEVPEPEHDAVWLIGEHGGEIATRVGDQLVDIQEVDVVFAPLHGPYGEDGTIQGMFEMMGIRYVGPGVLASAVGMDKHFMKLAFEAAGLPVGPYVVASERRLRLEREAVLAEVAGLGFPVFVKPARGGSSIGITRVTDPSGLEAAIAEAQRHDPKVIFEQGFVGTRELEVAVLGDPDAPEGCQASVVGEIRVQDGNGFYDFATKYLDDDGAALDAPARTTPELAATLQRLACRAFNALGAEGLVRADFFATEDQAWINEVNTMPGFTRISMYPALWQATGISYPELVTRLIELALERPVGLR, from the coding sequence GTGTCGGAACGAACCAAAATTGCCCTGGTTTTCGGTGGAAGATCATCGGAACACGGCATTTCCTGTCTGACTGCAGCCAGCGTGCTCGGAGCCATCGATCGGGAACGGTTCGATGTTGTGGCCGTCGGTATTTCGAAGAGCGGTCGGTGGTCCCGGATGTCGTTGGAGGAGGTTGCAGATCTCCGCATCTCCGGTGGCGCAACCCCGGAGGTTCCGGAACCGGAACACGATGCGGTCTGGCTGATCGGTGAGCACGGGGGCGAGATCGCGACCCGGGTCGGCGACCAGCTGGTGGACATCCAGGAAGTGGATGTCGTCTTTGCCCCGCTGCACGGCCCCTACGGCGAGGACGGCACCATCCAGGGGATGTTCGAGATGATGGGTATCCGCTACGTCGGACCGGGGGTGCTGGCCTCCGCGGTGGGCATGGACAAGCACTTCATGAAGTTGGCCTTCGAGGCGGCGGGGCTGCCTGTTGGTCCCTACGTCGTCGCTTCGGAACGTCGGTTGCGCCTCGAACGTGAGGCCGTGCTGGCCGAGGTGGCCGGGCTCGGCTTCCCGGTGTTCGTCAAACCTGCGAGGGGAGGCTCCTCCATTGGAATCACCCGGGTCACCGATCCGTCCGGACTGGAGGCCGCCATAGCGGAGGCGCAGCGCCATGATCCCAAGGTGATCTTCGAGCAGGGATTCGTTGGAACTCGGGAACTGGAGGTGGCGGTGCTGGGTGACCCTGATGCCCCTGAGGGATGCCAGGCCTCGGTGGTCGGTGAGATCCGTGTCCAGGACGGGAATGGTTTCTACGACTTCGCCACCAAGTACCTGGATGATGACGGGGCCGCTCTCGACGCCCCTGCCAGGACCACCCCGGAACTGGCTGCCACACTCCAGAGGTTGGCCTGCCGGGCCTTCAATGCACTTGGCGCCGAGGGCCTCGTGCGTGCTGATTTCTTCGCCACCGAGGACCAGGCGTGGATCAACGAGGTGAACACCATGCCAGGGTTTACCCGCATCTCGATGTATCCGGCCTTGTGGCAGGCAACTGGTATTTCGTATCCCGAATTGGTCACCAGGCTTATTGAGCTCGCCCTCGAGCGCCCGGTGGGGTTGCGTTGA